Within Desulfobacter sp., the genomic segment AAGCCAGTGTCCCACGGTGCGGGTATACTCCATCATTTCACGGGTCTGGTCCGGGGTGGCGGTGGAGGGAAAGGTGGACCCGGTAAAGCGGTTGCCGTCTTCAATGCGCTGGTCCGCCACTCCGGCGATGAAAACATCCTCCTCGCCGGCAACAACGGCCAGGACCGTTGGGTCCAGGGTGTGGGGCATGAACCGGGAAATGATGTAGGAGGTCTCCTCCCCGTTGAATTTGTCCTCAATGTCCTTCCGGCAGGCGGCCACGGTGGAGTTGATGCCGGCAGCGGAGTATTCCTTGGTCACAAATATGCCGTCGGTCCACTGGTCCCAGAGCCGGTCGGTGGCCGAGATGAGGGCGCCGTAGGAACTGCAGAGTTCAAAGTCAACCACCGGCACCATCTGTCCGAGTTCGGACATCTGCAGGGTTTTATTATTGGCCCTGGCGGCGATTTCCTTATCCGGCCCCAGAATAGTGACCCCCTGGATCTCATCAAGGGTCATCTCCGGAATGCTTTCGTACATGTTGATAAACAGGCCGGACTGGCGCCTTAGAATCTGTTTGATCAGGGAAATCACCTTGGGGGTTTGTGATACGGCCGTCACGAACTGCCTGGCGTTGATCCGGCAGCTTTTTTTCAGGACGCACTCTCCTTTGGTTTTTTCCACAAGGGGGTTGATGACGATGAGGTTGTCATAGTTGTATTGTTCCAGAACGTCGGGAACAATGGCGATAAATTGGAAGGGACGGTTAAAATAGCGGGTCAGGGCTTTGTTTAAAAAGTGATTCAGCCCGTAGTTTTTCAATTCCCCGATGTAGAGGAAATAATCTTTATCCTCGTCCAGCCGGAAATTGGAAAAATGTATGACAGACATTTTTCACATCCTGATTATTCATGGGTTTTAGGTTGCCTGGCAGGTGTTTGCCTTTCCGTTAAAGGTTTTTTAGGTCTCTGTTTGGTGCAGATAAGCTAAAAAAAATGGAATGTCAAGACAAAAAGAAAGGGGAAATTTTTCATTTACAAATCCCGGCCAAAAAGATAGATTTCACCTGGTGGCGGGGCATCCGGCAGCTATGGAAAATGATGAAAACCACCAAATTGATGAAATGCTCAATTTTGCTTCTTGATCGGTTTCTAATGCCCGTCCCGGGGAAAATCCGGTCCCGACCGCTGATAAAGATTGATGATTTCATCAATTCTTAACCATAAAACTTTAAAAAATTATTGGAAAAACGACTGGCACGGGAATTGCTGATTGCTGTAGTCGTCGGTTTGATCTGTTGTAAAGAATCACAGGCATGCACAAGATACAAAATTACTATTGTAATTTAGCCAGCATAAAAAATAGCGTTACGTAAACAAAGAAAGGAGGGAAAAGGGTAACTTGCTATAGATTTTTAATTAGCATTTATTAAAAAACATTAATTTTAAACATTATTTGGAGGTTAGGATGAAAAAACTATTAGTTCTTGGTATTGCAGCATTTTTCGGTATGGTTCTTTTTCTGGGGTC encodes:
- a CDS encoding ATP-grasp domain-containing protein codes for the protein MSVIHFSNFRLDEDKDYFLYIGELKNYGLNHFLNKALTRYFNRPFQFIAIVPDVLEQYNYDNLIVINPLVEKTKGECVLKKSCRINARQFVTAVSQTPKVISLIKQILRRQSGLFINMYESIPEMTLDEIQGVTILGPDKEIAARANNKTLQMSELGQMVPVVDFELCSSYGALISATDRLWDQWTDGIFVTKEYSAAGINSTVAACRKDIEDKFNGEETSYIISRFMPHTLDPTVLAVVAGEEDVFIAGVADQRIEDGNRFTGSTFPSTATPDQTREMMEYTRTVGHWLAGQGYRGIFGCDYIITGEGEIRFLEINARKQGTTLEFCCTLDQALPPDAPNLPELELWAVIEGHFPANAVEMNPLAPPVHWGTYNYKIHQPVCTETYIPQQTREQETFENVAKGRLKKDYLILEHIGTNFVLAEGAFLARVVAVGQDHGSVDQGITQARKMIELTFTTQIETEN